In Fusobacterium sp., a single genomic region encodes these proteins:
- a CDS encoding ATPase, giving the protein MIKDIVSNEEVKTFFRNELKSNKKSGTYLFYGNDTDQLMEFALYFTKGLCCETLEGDFCDTCNVCRKIDKLVYSDLEILDDPNGIKVDAVRELAYKSSSSSYEGGKKIFILKDIQKMKKEAGNSLLKLIEEPNEGSFFILLSNSLNILPTIKSRSILVKIKKRNAEELDVDDFIYTFYMGNSEDIKRFKNSKINLNESEFYGNIGNFLKKYTETKELEYKTGIYKCIRDFIKGKYYISPQEKIFFVEEIMRGTSDKEMYRKIIEYTVYVLGDMQGLEKRLTLKGMLRYPINMKLVLLELFLKI; this is encoded by the coding sequence TTAGAAATGAATTAAAGTCTAATAAAAAATCAGGAACTTATCTTTTCTACGGAAATGATACTGATCAGCTTATGGAATTTGCTCTTTATTTTACCAAAGGATTGTGTTGTGAAACTTTGGAAGGAGATTTTTGTGATACCTGCAATGTATGCAGAAAGATAGATAAACTTGTTTATAGTGATTTAGAAATATTAGATGATCCTAATGGTATAAAAGTAGATGCTGTCAGAGAGCTTGCATACAAATCTTCATCTAGTTCATATGAAGGCGGGAAAAAAATATTTATATTAAAAGATATTCAAAAGATGAAAAAAGAAGCTGGAAATTCTCTTTTAAAACTTATAGAAGAGCCTAATGAAGGAAGCTTTTTTATACTTTTAAGCAACAGCTTAAATATACTTCCTACAATAAAATCAAGAAGTATACTGGTAAAAATAAAAAAAAGAAATGCTGAAGAACTAGATGTAGATGATTTTATCTATACATTCTATATGGGAAATAGTGAAGATATAAAAAGATTTAAAAATTCAAAAATTAATTTGAACGAATCTGAATTTTACGGAAATATAGGAAATTTTCTCAAGAAATATACTGAAACTAAAGAACTTGAATATAAAACAGGAATATATAAATGTATTAGGGATTTTATTAAAGGAAAATATTACATATCCCCTCAAGAAAAGATATTTTTTGTAGAAGAAATAATGAGAGGGACTTCAGATAAAGAGATGTACAGAAAAATCATAGAATACACAGTCTATGTATTGGGAGACATGCAAGGTTTGGAAAAAAGGCTTACTTTAAAGGGGATGTTGAGATATCCTATTAA